In Diaphorobacter ruginosibacter, the genomic stretch TGATTGGGAAAGTGATTTGCTTGGAGCCGCTTTTTCAGGACAGGATCAACAACCATTGGCTTGCGTATAATTTCAGCATCATGTTTCGGTGGGTTATTGCGCTGATCAGCGCATATTTCATTCTCGGTCTCGGAGTTTCCGCATACGGCGCCACGCCGAAGACGGCCCTCCAGTCTCAGGCCGCCCACAGCATGGTGAATGCCGTCGCGCATGATGCGGCCGAATGTGCAGACACCCTGGATGCGCACACCTCCACGGCCGATTCCACCTTCCCTTCGTCGCCCCTCCAGCTGGTGCTGGACGACCTCGTAGTGGATCTTCCCGATCTGCTCGATCCCCCCCGCATGTTCTCCCCCGGCGACTCCCTGCGTGTGCGCCCGCATGTCGCGCGGCTGGTGCCGCCGCACTCTCCCTCCCTGAAGCGCCGGCCCAAGCCGCCCAAAGCTCCGTACACGCTGGCCTGAGGCGGGTCCTCATGCACGCGTGTCCAGCCGACCGGACGTCCTGCTTCGCAGAGAGCGTCCCTAGGCAGGCAACGCCTGACTGACCACCGGACCCCGCCTTGCACGAGGCTGGCCGCACCTGCTCCTTTCTTCACAAGGCAGCCAGGTCCGGCGACGTTCGCAGCCTCCAGCACAGCGCCCCTACCCTGAAAAAGACGTTCCCTGGCAGTCGAGCCTTCCGGCCAACGTCATACAGCCCCATACAAAAAAGCCTGCCATCACAAGCGGCAGACAACACTTCAGGAGCCCATCATGCGCCTCACCACCCGCGGAAAAATGGCCGTCACCGCCATCACCGATCTCGCCTCCCGCTCGCACGGCCATCCCGTGGCCCTGCCGAGCATCAGCGCGCGCCAAGGCATTTCGCTCTCCTATCTCGAGGACATCTTCAGCGCCCTGCGCCGGGCGGGCCTCGTGCGCAGCATCCGCGGCCCCGGCGGCGGATACACGCTCGCCCGCCCCGCCAGCGAAGTCTCGGTCGCCGACATCGTCAGGGCGTCCGATCGCATGCTGTCGGACGACGGTGACGACTCCGGCAAGCTGCGCGAAGACTCCCCCTCCGGCCGCATGACGGCCGAGTTGTGGAGCAGCTTCCATAGCCGCGTGCTGGACTACCTGCAGTCCGTGACCGTGGCCGACCTCGTGGCACGCCAGGGTGCGCAGGTCAGCGAAGCGCCTGCCCGTGCCAGCACCGGAGGACTGAATTCCGCCATCCAGCGCCTGAAGTCCCGCCCTGCGGCCAAGACACAGTTTCCGGCGCAGCACGTGCCCAACTCGGTATTTGCGCTGGGTGCGCTGGGCGCCCGGTCCTGACGTGATGGATTCGGGGCGATCCTCGCGCCCTGCCCGGCTGCCGCAGTCTGTACAGGAGTGAATGGCTTCTGTGCAGACTGCGACAGGCTGGCCCGCCAAGCGAATAAACTCCAGCCATGTCCGACATCTACATGACCGTGGTTCACGCGTTGCGTGCGCACTGGAAAGCGCACAGCGACGCCTATCCCCAGAAGATTGTTCTCTCCCAGGCACAGGCGGAGAGATTGCTTGAGCTGCAGCAGATCGGCATGGTTCCGTTTCCCGATGCCCGCTCGACACCCCGCATCGACCGCTTCATGGGCACGGCCATCGAGATCGATCCCTCATCGGCTGGAATGCTGATTGCGCATGACGGCACGCAGGTCCCCCTCGAACAGCCAGCAGAA encodes the following:
- a CDS encoding Rrf2 family transcriptional regulator; the encoded protein is MRLTTRGKMAVTAITDLASRSHGHPVALPSISARQGISLSYLEDIFSALRRAGLVRSIRGPGGGYTLARPASEVSVADIVRASDRMLSDDGDDSGKLREDSPSGRMTAELWSSFHSRVLDYLQSVTVADLVARQGAQVSEAPARASTGGLNSAIQRLKSRPAAKTQFPAQHVPNSVFALGALGARS